The proteins below are encoded in one region of Oharaeibacter diazotrophicus:
- a CDS encoding alkaline phosphatase D family protein yields the protein MAIRISPEISRRSLLVGAARGSLAVAATLALPAYSRAAARPLVTHGLQSGDIGADRGVLWARTDRPAKAVFEWSTTESFADVRRLPALDALPETDHAVKILAEGLPSGQDIFWRVAFHDLADVNAVSETAVARFRTAPTEKRDVSFVWSGDTAGQGWGIDEARGGMTIYRTMLKHRPDFFVHSGDTVYADGPIKAEVDLPDGTKWKNVVTEEKAKVAETLAEYRGQYKYNLMDANVRAFNEAVPMLAQWDDHEVTNNWSPSKTLDDRYHDKSVFSLAANAARAFHEMMPTATTAAEPQRVYRKVAYGPLLDVFLIDMRTYRGPNGDNLEAEEGPNTLFLGADQRAWLKRELKASKATWKVIAADMPLALVVWDDFKNKKGFEAVSNNDPGKPLGRELEFADLLKFIKDEKVTNTVWLTADVHYTAAHYYDPNKAVFQDFEPFWEFVSGPLHAGTFGPNDLDPTFGPELKFVKAPTAEEGQNLSPAAGLQFFGHVAISAATEVMTVTLRDAADAALWSIDLEPRRG from the coding sequence ATGGCCATCCGCATCAGCCCCGAGATCTCCCGCCGCTCGCTGCTCGTCGGCGCCGCCCGCGGCTCGCTCGCCGTCGCCGCCACGCTGGCGCTGCCGGCCTATTCCCGCGCCGCCGCCCGCCCGCTCGTCACCCACGGCCTGCAGTCCGGCGACATCGGCGCGGACCGCGGCGTGCTCTGGGCCCGCACCGACCGCCCGGCCAAGGCCGTGTTCGAGTGGTCGACCACCGAGAGCTTCGCCGACGTCCGCCGCCTGCCGGCGCTCGACGCCCTGCCGGAGACCGACCACGCGGTCAAGATCCTCGCCGAGGGCCTGCCCTCCGGCCAGGACATCTTCTGGCGCGTCGCCTTCCACGACCTCGCGGACGTCAACGCCGTCTCCGAGACCGCGGTCGCCCGCTTCCGCACCGCGCCGACCGAGAAGCGCGACGTCTCCTTCGTCTGGTCGGGCGACACCGCCGGCCAGGGCTGGGGCATCGACGAGGCCCGCGGCGGCATGACGATCTACAGGACGATGCTGAAGCACCGGCCGGACTTCTTCGTCCACTCCGGCGACACCGTCTACGCCGACGGCCCGATCAAGGCCGAGGTCGACCTGCCCGACGGCACCAAGTGGAAGAACGTCGTCACCGAGGAGAAGGCCAAGGTCGCCGAGACGCTCGCCGAGTATCGCGGCCAGTACAAGTACAATCTGATGGACGCCAACGTCCGCGCCTTCAATGAAGCCGTGCCGATGCTGGCGCAGTGGGACGACCACGAGGTCACCAACAACTGGTCGCCCTCGAAGACGCTCGACGACCGCTACCACGACAAGTCGGTGTTCTCGCTCGCGGCCAACGCCGCCCGCGCCTTCCACGAGATGATGCCGACGGCGACCACCGCGGCCGAGCCGCAGCGCGTCTACCGCAAGGTCGCCTACGGCCCGCTGCTCGACGTGTTCCTCATCGACATGCGCACCTACCGCGGCCCCAACGGCGACAACCTCGAGGCCGAGGAAGGCCCGAACACCCTGTTCCTCGGCGCCGACCAGCGCGCTTGGCTGAAGCGCGAGCTGAAGGCCTCGAAGGCGACCTGGAAGGTGATCGCGGCCGACATGCCGCTCGCCCTCGTCGTATGGGACGACTTCAAGAACAAGAAGGGCTTCGAGGCCGTCTCCAACAACGACCCGGGCAAGCCGCTCGGCCGCGAGCTCGAGTTCGCCGACCTGCTCAAGTTCATCAAGGACGAGAAGGTGACGAACACCGTCTGGCTGACCGCCGACGTCCACTACACCGCCGCCCACTACTACGACCCGAACAAGGCGGTGTTCCAGGACTTCGAGCCGTTCTGGGAGTTCGTCTCCGGCCCGCTCCACGCCGGCACCTTCGGCCCCAACGACCTCGACCCGACCTTCGGCCCCGAGCTGAAGTTCGTGAAGGCGCCGACGGCCGAGGAGGGCCAGAACCTGTCGCCGGCCGCCGGCCTGCAGTTCTTCGGCCACGTCGCCATCTCCGCCGCCACCGAGGTGATGACCGTGACGCTGCGCGAC